The following proteins come from a genomic window of Pyxidicoccus sp. MSG2:
- a CDS encoding ATP-grasp domain-containing protein, which yields MSSSRNPRRAHAILFGRNPHQHDTFDVEAEAAEALGIDTYQVDLWTLLSGNASRALAAVPERGELQLLYRGWMLTEEEYAALDEAVSDMGHQLMTTPEQYAAAHYLPNWYPRLAPYTARSVWIEGTNATEAWHAAQALGPAPWIVKDHVKSAKERWAEACFVPAGATREDFERTCANLLEERGDRFERGFVVRRYLPLKTFGRTPAGPAHLEFRLFFGRGRLLAAEPYHDFDVEVPDFTAFEPLGRRIDARFFTLDVAMLEDGGWAVVEVNDGGVSGLPPSLDPRELFAALLRAG from the coding sequence ATGTCCTCCTCCCGAAACCCGCGTCGCGCCCATGCCATCCTCTTCGGGCGCAATCCCCACCAGCACGACACGTTCGACGTGGAGGCGGAGGCCGCCGAGGCGCTCGGCATCGACACGTACCAGGTCGACCTCTGGACCCTGCTGTCCGGCAATGCCTCCCGCGCGCTGGCCGCCGTGCCGGAGCGGGGCGAGCTCCAATTGCTCTACCGGGGGTGGATGCTCACCGAGGAAGAGTACGCCGCGCTCGACGAAGCCGTCTCGGACATGGGCCACCAGTTGATGACGACGCCGGAGCAGTACGCCGCGGCGCACTACCTGCCGAACTGGTACCCGCGCCTCGCGCCCTACACCGCGCGCTCCGTGTGGATTGAGGGGACGAACGCGACGGAGGCGTGGCATGCGGCGCAGGCGCTCGGACCGGCGCCGTGGATTGTGAAGGACCACGTGAAGTCGGCGAAGGAGCGCTGGGCGGAGGCCTGCTTCGTCCCGGCCGGCGCCACGCGCGAGGACTTCGAGCGCACCTGCGCCAACCTGCTCGAGGAGCGCGGGGACCGCTTCGAGCGCGGCTTCGTGGTGCGCCGCTACCTTCCGCTGAAGACCTTCGGCCGGACGCCCGCCGGTCCCGCGCACCTGGAGTTCCGGCTGTTCTTCGGGCGGGGCCGCCTGCTCGCCGCCGAGCCGTACCATGACTTCGACGTGGAGGTGCCCGACTTCACCGCCTTCGAGCCGCTCGGCCGGCGAATCGACGCGCGCTTCTTCACCCTGGACGTCGCCATGCTGGAGGACGGCGGTTGGGCCGTCGTCGAGGTGAATGACGGCGGCGTCTCCGGCCTGCCTCCCAGCCTGGACCCGCGAGAGCTCTTCGCGGCGCTCCTCCGGGCCGGGTAG
- a CDS encoding carboxymuconolactone decarboxylase family protein: MTTPTISPVTAANTPAASEPTLAAVRAKFGTVPKMFSTFAHSPAALEAVAGYFNAMGGAKLSPRTQEAIAIAVAELNHCTYCLSAHTALAKGHGVKADELSGFRTGRSTDPREQAILDLAVAIARTRAADVGPQLAQARKAGLSDAELVDVVAAVAQNVLTNYLNVVAGTEVDFPRVA, encoded by the coding sequence ATGACCACGCCCACCATCTCCCCTGTCACCGCCGCCAACACGCCCGCGGCGTCCGAGCCCACGCTCGCCGCCGTGAGGGCGAAGTTCGGCACCGTCCCGAAGATGTTCTCCACCTTCGCGCACTCTCCGGCGGCGCTGGAGGCGGTGGCGGGCTACTTCAACGCCATGGGGGGCGCGAAGCTGTCGCCGCGCACGCAGGAGGCCATCGCCATCGCGGTGGCGGAGCTGAACCACTGCACCTACTGCCTCTCCGCGCACACGGCGCTGGCGAAGGGGCATGGAGTGAAGGCGGATGAGCTGAGTGGCTTCCGCACCGGTCGCTCGACGGACCCGCGCGAGCAGGCCATCCTTGACCTGGCCGTCGCCATCGCCCGCACGCGGGCCGCGGACGTGGGCCCGCAGCTTGCCCAGGCGCGCAAGGCGGGGCTGAGTGACGCGGAGCTGGTGGATGTGGTGGCCGCCGTCGCCCAGAACGTGCTCACCAACTACCTCAACGTCGTGGCCGGCACCGAGGTGGACTTCCCTCGCGTCGCCTGA